Genomic DNA from Sphingomonas lacunae:
GAAGCCTATGCGCTGTCCAATGCGACATCGACCATGCCGGAAATCTGTGGTCGCATCTGCCCGCAGGACCGCTTGTGCGAGGGCAATTGCGTGGCGGAATTTTCCGGTCATGGCGCGGTGACGATTGGATCGGTGGAAAAGTTCATCACCGACACCGCATGGGACAATGGCTGGGTCGAGCCGCTTGTCCCCGGCAAGCCGACGGGGCGCAGCATAGGCATTATCGGCGCCGGCCCCGCGGGACTGACGGCGGCGGAATATCTCCGCGTCACCGGGCATGAGGTGACGGTGTATGACCGGCATGACCGGATCGGCGGGCTGCTGGTCTATGGCATCCCCGGGTTCAAGCTGGAGAAGGACATTGTCGCACGGCGGGTGCAGCGTCTGGTGGTCGGGGGCATTACCTTTGTGCCGGGGTTCGAGGTCGGACGAGACGCGTCACTTGCCGAATTACGGCAGCGTCACGATGCGCTGCTGATTGCAACGGGGGTGTATCGCGCACGGCGTCTGGATGTGCCCGGCACAGGGCTGAACGGCGTGGTCGAAGCGCTGGACTATCTCATCGCGTCGAACCGGACAGGATTGGGCGACGATGTGCCCGAATTTGCCGATGGCACGCTCAATGCCGCAGGCAAGCATGTCGTTGTGGTTGGTGGCGGCGACACGGCGATGGATTGCGTTCGCACGGCGATACGGCAGGGCGCCGCATCAGTGCGGTGCCTCTATCGCCGGGACCGAGCCAATATGCCGGGCAGCCAACGCGAGGTCGGCCATGCCGAGGAGGAGGGCGTGCGGTTTGACTGGCTGTCGGCGCCCGAAGCATTTGAAGGGCATGGCAGGATCGAGCGGGTGGCGGTGCGCGGCATGCGGCTGGGCGCGCCCGACGCGAGCGGACGGCGCAGCCCTGAGCCTGACCCCGAGAGAGGCGAGAGCATAACAGCTGATCTGGTGATCAAGGCGCTGGGCTTTGACGCCGAAGACCTGCCCACCCTGTTCGGCGAGCCGGGGCTGGCGGTGACCCGATGGGGCACGATCAGGGTCGATGCGGCGATGATGACGACCGTCCCCGGCGTGTTTGGCGCGGGCGATATTGTGCGCGGCGCAAGCCTGGTGGTGTGGGGCATCAAGGACGGGCGCGATGTGGCGGAACGGATCAACAGCTGGCTGGCGGGCCACCGCTGATGGGGAGAAGTGCGATGAGGACTGTGATGTTGATGCTGGGCGCCAGCGCCACGCTGGCAATGGCGACACCACTGCAGGCGCAAGAAGGGACAGCGACGGCAGATGTTTCCGCAGGTGAGGCGGAAACGAATTACGCAGGCCCTGATCCCGAACGGCTGGCCGCAGCGGGGCGTTTGATTGATCGAATCTGGCCCGTCGGCACCTATCGCCGGATCATGGAATCAACCATGTCAGTCGGCGCGGAAGCCGCCGAAGCCAGCATTGAAACCATGACATGGGCGACATCGGAAAATGGCAAGCTAGCCCGCCGCGCACAACATGAGGCGCGCACAGGCAGACCGTTGCGCCGTGCCCCCGACGAAGAGCAGGCCATCGCATCAGTAGCGGAAGGCATGGCGAACATCACCGCCACCCTGTTGACCGCGATTGATCAGGCAGAGCCGGCCGTGCGGGCAGCTCTGACGCGGATTTACGCTCGCCGGTACAACCTGAACGAACTGAACGAGCTCGATGCCTTTTTCGCAACGCCGACTGGCCGCCGTTATGCGGAGGATTCGATCACGCTGATGAACGATCCGGAGATGGTCGCCGCCACGACATCCATGGTGGAAGGAACGCTGGCTGATGTTTTGCCCGGGCAGGCGGAGGCTGCGAGTGAAGCCGCAGCGGCGGCAACCAATCACGCTGCGAGCAAATTCTAGCATTGCGTGGGCCGGAATATCCGACATGGTCATGACCCAATACCCCACCCCCGAACATGCCCGACTGGCGCGGGAAGGCATGTATCGCCCTGACTTTGAGGGCGATGCCTGTGGCGTCGGGCTGGTGGCGGCGACAGATGGGCAGCCGTCGCGGCGGGTGGTCCAGGCGGCGATCGACGCGCTGAAGGCGGTGTGGCACCGCGGCGCGGTCGATGCCGATGGCAAGACAGGCGATGGCGCGGGCATCCATGTCGACCTGCCGGTGCGCTTCTTTGACGATCATATCGCCAATTCGGGGCATAAGGTGCGGCCCAACCGACTGGCGGTCGGCATGATATTCCTGCCGCGTACCGACCTTGGCGCACAGGAAAGCTGTCGCACCATCGTCGAAAGCGCGATCATCGAGGCGGGTTACACCATCTATGGCTGGCGGCGAGTGCCTGTCGATGTGACGGTGATCGGCGAAAAGGCGCAGCGGACCCGGCCGGAGATTGAGCAGATCATGATCGCCGGACCTATGCCGGACGAGCAAAGCGCCGAAGAGTTTGAAAAGACGCTCTATCTCGTGCGTCGTCGCATCGAAAAGGCGGTGGTGGCGGCGCAGATCGCTGATTTCTACATCTGCTCGCTGTCGTGCCGGTCGATCATCTACAAGGGGCTGTTCCTCGCGGCCAGCCTGTCGACCTTTTACCCCGACCTCAATGACGAGGCGTTCGAAAGCCGGGTGGCGATTTTCCACCAGCGCTATTCAACCAATACCTTCCCGCAATGGTGGCTGGCGCAACCGTTCCGCTGCCTCGCCCACAATGGCGAGATCAACACGATCCGCGGCAACAAGAACTGGATGAAAAGCCACGAGATCAAGATGGCCAGCCTCGCCTTTGGCGAGCAGTCGGAAGAGATCAAGCCGGTCATTCCGGCCGGGGCGTCAGACACGGCTGCGCTTGACGCAGTGTTCGAGACGATTGTCCGTTCTGGCCGCGACGCGCCGACCGCCAAGCTGATGCTGGTGCCCGAGGCATGGGGCGGCGACCCGGAAATCTCCCCGGACCATTCGGCGATGTACCAATATTTCGCCAGCGTCATGGAGCCCTGGGACGGCCCGGCGGCACTGGCGATGACCGATGGCCGCTGGGTGGTGGCCGGCCTCGACCGCAATGCGCTGCGCCCGCTGCGCTATGCATTGACCGAGGACGGTTTGCTGGTCGTCGGGTCGGAGAGCGGCATGGTGGTGCTCACCGAATCCGACATTGCCAGCAAGGGCCGGCTGGGTCCGGGGCAGATGCTTGCGGTCGATCTGGCAGAAGGGCAGTTCTACTCCGATGCGGCGATCAAGGACAGGATTGCGGCGGAGCAGCCCTATGCCGAGTTGGTCGCCGGATTCCGCTCGATGGCCGACCTGCCCGACCCCGATAATGGGACGACCGCCCTGCCCTCTGGCGAGCGGCTGACCCGCCTGCAGATCGCGGCGGGCCAGACGATGGAGGATATGGAGCTGATCCTCGCGCCGATGATGGAATCGGCGAAGGAAGCCATCGGTTCAATGGGAGACGACACGCCACTGGCCGTTATTTCCGACAAGCCGCGACTGGTGCATCAATTCTTCCGCCAGAATTTCAGCCAGGTCACCAACCCGCCGATCGATTCTCTGCGCGAGCGGCATGTGATGTCGCTCAAGACGCGCTTTTCGAACCTTGCCAACATCCTCGACACTACCGGACAGAACAGCAGCGTGCTGGTGATCGACAGCCCTGTGCTGTCCTCAACTGACTGGGCCCGGCTGAAAGCCGGGTTTGGCGCGGCGGTGGCCGAAATCGACTGCACCTTTGCCCATGGCAGCGGCGCCAATGGTCTTCGCGAGGCGATCGCCCGGGTCCGCGCCGATGCCGAAGCGGCAGTGCGGGCCGGGCGGTCCGAACTGTTCCTGACCGACGAGGCCATCAGCGAGACACGCATCGGCGTGCCGATGGTGCTGGCGGCCGCTGCGGTGCACACCCACCTCGTCCGCAAGGGGTTGCGCAGCTATGCCTCGATCAATGTGCGTTCGGCTGAATGCCTCGATACCCATGGTTATGCCGTGCTGGTCGGGGTCGGCGCGACAACGGTCAATGCCTGGCTGGCCGAAGCGGCGATCCTTGACCGGCAGTCGCGCGGGCTTTCCGGGGGTCTGACCGCAGAGCAATGCGTCGCCAATTATCGCAAGGCGATTGACGACGGCCTGCTCAAGATCATGGCCAAGATGGGCATTGCGGTTATCTCCAGCTATCGCGGCGGCTATAATTTCGAGGCGGTTGGCCTGTCCCGCGCACTGGTCAACGAATTGTTCCCCGGCATGCCGGCGAAGATTTCCGGCGAAGGCTATACCTCGCTCTATGTGAATGCGGCTGAGCGGCATGAGCAGGCCTTTGCCCCGGCCGTTGCACGGATGGAGATTGGCGGCTTCTATCGCTTCCGCAGCGGCGGCGAGACCCACGCCTGGTCGGCGCAACTGATGCATCTGCTCCAGACAGCGGTGGCGACCGACAGCTATTCGACCTACCTCGCTTTCTCGCGCGGTGTGCGGGAGCTGCCGCCGGTCTATCTGCGCGATCTGCTCGAATTCACCGACGCTCAGGCGCCAATCCCGGTCGACGAGGTTGAGGCCATCACCGAAATCCGCAAGCGGTTCATCACGCCCGGCATGAGCCTTGGCGCCCTGTCGCCAGAGGCGCACGAGACGCTGGCCATTGCCATGAACCGCATCGGCGCCAAGGCCGTGTCCGGCGAAGGCGGCGAGGACAGCCGCCGGTTCAAACCCTATGACAATGGCGACAATGCCAACAGCGTGATCAAACAGATCGCCTCCGGTCGCTTTGGCGTGACGGCCGAATATCTCGGCGCCTGCGACGAGATCGAGATCAAGGTGGCCCAGGGCGCCAAGCCCGGTGAAGGCGGGCAGTTGCCGGGGTTCAAGGTGACCGACATGATCGCCAGACTCCGGCACTCGACGCCCGGCGTGACACTGATCTCCCCGCCGCCGCACCATGACATTTACTCGATCGAGGATCTGGCGCAGCTTATCTATGACCTGAAGCAGATCAATCCGCGCGCCCGGGTCTGTGTGAAACTGGTCAGCTCCGCCGGGATCGGCACAGTGGCCGCTGGCGTTGCCAAGGCGCATGCCGACGCCATTTTGGTGTCTGGCCATGTCGGCGGCACGGGCGCCAGCCCGCAAACCAGCATCAAATATGCCGGAACGCCATGGGAAATGGGCCTGACCGAGGTCAATCAGGTACTGACGCTCAATGGCTTGAGACATCGGGTCAAGCTGCGCACCGATGGCGGACTCAAGACCGGGCGCGATGTGGTCATCGCCGCCATCCTCGGCGCGGAGGAATATGGCATCGGCACGCTGAGCCTGGTTGCCATGGGCTGCATCATGGTGCGGCAGTGCCACAGCAATACCTGCCCGGTCGGCGTCTGCACCCAGGATGAGAAACTGCGAGCCAAGTTCAGCGGCAGTCCGGAAAAGGTCATCAACCTGATGAGCTTCATCGCCGAGGAAGTGCGCGAGATATTGGCGAAACTCGGCTTCCGCAGTCTTGATGAGATCATCGGGCGGACCGAATTGCTGCGACAGGTCAGTCGCGGGGCGGAGCATCTCGACGACCTCGACCTCAACCCGATCCTCGCCAAGGTCGATGCGCCGGAGAGCGGGCGGCGGTTCAATATCCCGACCCACCGCAACGAGGTACCCGACAGCCTCGACGCCCAGATACTGGCCGATGCGCAGCCGGTGTTCGAGCGTGGCGAGAAGATGCAGCTGACCTATACGGTGCGCAACACCCACCGCGCCGTCGGCACGCGCCTGTCGGCGGAAGTGACGCAGCGTTTCGGCATGGCGACCCTGGCGCCTGATCATGTGCAGATACGCCTGCGCGGCTCGGCGGGGCAGTCGCTGGGTGCTTTCCTTTGCCAGGGGGTCACGCTGGAAGTGTTTGGCGATGCCAATGATTATGTTGGCAAGGGGCTTTCCGGCGGCCGGATCATTGTCCGGCCGACTGTCTCCTCGCGCCTGTTCAGCCGGGACAACAGCATCATCGGCAACACTGTGCTCTATGGTGCGACAGCGGGGCAGTTGTTTGCTGCCGGGCAGGCGGGCGAACGCTTTGCCGTGCGCAACAGTGGCGCTGATGTCGTCATCGAAGGCTGCGGGGCCAATGGCTGCGAATATATGACCGGCGGTACGGCCGTCATCCTGGGCCTGACAGGTCCGAACTTTGGTGCGGGGATGACCGGGGGCATGGCCTTTGTCCTCGACATCGACGGACGGTTCGAGCGGCGCGCCAACCCGGAGAGCATCTTCTGGCAACGCCTCGCTTCAACCCATTGGGAGCGACAGGTCCTGGGCTTGATTGAAGCGCATGTGAAGGCAACTGAAAGCGGTTGGGCCAAGGAAGTGCTGGCCGATTGGGACCGGTGGCGACAGCGGATGTGGCAAGTGTGTCCAAGGGAGATGATTGGCCGACTGCCCCATCCCCTCGCCGACGGGGAAAAGCAGCCCGTCGCGGCCGAGTGAGTGGCCATCAGCCGTTCAGCCTGTGGAAAGCGTTCCCCGCCTAGAGAGCCGTCATTGGCGGCATGACCGCCCCTTTGCCCTTTGTACAGGAGCACAGGCTGATGGTGCGTATGCTTGCCTTTGCCGCCCTCGCCAGCGTGGCCGCAGTTTCCCCGTCTTCTGCACAGGACCGCACCCTGCCGAGCAGCGAAGCGTTGGAGCGGATGGCGACCGAATGGGACAATCCGGAACGGATCCACGCCGTCGGTGATGCCATGGAGGCTTTGACCCGGGCGTTGATGGCGATGCCGATTGGCCCGTTGGCTGAAGCAGCAGCGCGAATCGACCCGGATTCGGATCTGGCCGATGTGCCGGCGGACGCGACATTAGGAGACCTGACCGGGCATGATGACGACATGCCGTCGCGGCTCGGTGAAGATGCTCGCCATGCCGGCAGGGCCATGGCCAGCATGACAAATGAAATGGCACGGATGCTGCCCATGTTCGAGGCAATGGCCCGCGATATGGCGGCACAGTGGCAAGACCGGATGGAACGGGCACGCGAAGAGCGCTGATCCGCTGGGCAGCGCGAACTGGGCCGCCCATCGTCACATATTTGTCACCAAAGGCAAGGCTGCGCCATTGGCGATGCGGGTGGCCTGCGCTAATGCCGGGGCATGTGGCAACTCTATCAATTCCCGCTCTGCCCCTTTTCGCGCAAGGTTCGCCTGCTGATGGGCGAAAAGGGCATTGCCTATGACCTGGTCAACGAACATCCGTGGGAACATCGACCGGGCTTTCGGGACATCAACCCGGCCGGCCGGACGCCGGCGATGCTCAACAGCGAGCGTGACCTGACGCTTTCGGATTCGGTCGCCATCTGCGAATATTTCGAGGAGACCGAGCCCGCCAAACCACTGTTTGCCGGCAGTGCGACGGTTCGCGCCGAAATCCGCAGGTTGGTCGCCTGGTTCGACAGCAAATTCTATGCCGAAGTCGGCGCACCGCTGCTCCAGGAAAAGATGATCAAGCGGCTGTTCTACCGGCAGACGCCCGACGCGACGATGCTGCGCCACGCGATGCGGGCAGCCAACGAGCATATGGAGATGATCGGCTCACTGCTCGACCATCACCGGTGGCTGACCGGTACCACCATCACCATGGCCGACCTGGCCGCTGCGGCTCATATTTCCGTGGCGGATTATCTGGGCGGCATCGACTGGGCGGGGCATGACGGGGTGCACGACTGGTATGCAGCAATGAAGAGCCGCCCGAGCTTCCGCCCCCTGCTTGATGAACGGATGGGACCGCTGCTGCCACCGCCTCATTATGGCGATGTCAACTTCTGAGATCGGGCAGGCAGGACAACCGGCTCAGGCGCGGATCAGGGTCACCAGATAGTTGAGCGCGGTTGACCCGCCGGCCTTGAAACCACGGGTCGCAAGGTCGACGCTCAGGCCGGTGATGTCCACGACGCGCAAGCCACAGTCTTCCGCAAGAGCGGTCAATTCCTCGGGCGTCAGAAAACGCGACCAGTCGTGCGTCCCCTTTGGTACCGCGCCCAATGCCTCAGCACCCTCAACCAGCAAAAGCTTGCTGGCGGCGGTGCGATTGGGGGTCGACAGGATCAACAGCCCGCCGTCAGCCATCCGCGCGACGAGGGCGGCGAGAAAGGTGCGCGGATCGGCAACATGCTCGATTACCTCCATCGAGGTGACAAGATCAAAAAGGCCAATCGGTTCGGCAAAGGCCGTGTCCGCTATGTCTCCATGGCGATAGTCAATGACGAGCCGTTGACCGGCAGCGTGGGCAGCAGCAACGGCGACATTCTCTGCGGCTGCGTCAACGCCGGTGACCGCTGCGCCCAGTCGCGCCAGCGGTTCGGCGAGCAGGCCGGCCCCGCAGCCGACATCCAGTGCGCGCTTGCCCGAAAGTGGACGCAAGCTGGCACCATCAGTCGACCAATGCTTGTCAATGGCTGAGCGCACATAACCGAGCCTGGCCGGGTTCAATCGATGCAGCATCGCCGATGAACCGTTCGGGTCCCACCAGTCAGCGGCCAGTTGGCCGAAATGGGCGGCTTCGTCCGGGCGGATGGTGGCGGTCGTGCTCATTGTGGCTGATTCCATGGCATAGCTATGCGCGGAGAAATAGCACCACCCCTCTCCCCTTGCCATAGCGCCCCCCCTTGCCTAACAGGCCGCAGCGCGGAAAACCGCGAAAAGTTTCAGGGGAAACCGGACCGCATGGCACGGATCGTAATGAAATTCGGCGGCACATCGATGGCGGGCACAGAGCGTATCCGCCGCGTCGCTCGCATCGTCCAGGGGCAACAGGCCGCGGGGCATGAAGTGGCCGTCGTCGTCTCCGCCATGGCAGGCGAAACCGACCGGCTGGTCAATTTTTGCCGCGAGGCTGATCCGCTGCATGATCCGGCGGAATATGATGTCGTCGTTGCCGCCGGCGAGCAGGTGACGTCCGGCCTGCTCGCCATGCATTTGCAGGCGCTGGGCAGCAAAGCGCGCAGCTGGCTGGGCTGGCAGCTGCCGGTCCGCACGGACGATGCCCATGCCAAGGCGCGAATCGATTCGATCGACAGCGACGCGCTGATCGCCTCGATGCAGGCTGGCGAAATTGCCGTGATCCCGGGATTTCAGGGGCTGACCGAGGATAATCGCGTCACCACCTTGGGTCGCGGCGGTTCGGACACGAGCGCGGTTGCGGTCGCTGCTGCAATCGGGGCTGATCGTTGTGACATCTACACCGATGTCGACGGTGTCTATACGACCGACCCGCGCATCGTTTCGAAGGCGCAAAAGCTCAAGGCCGTCACCTATGAGGAAATGCTGGAGCTGGCTTCGGTTGGTTCCAAGGTATTGCAAACGCGATCGGTCAGCCTGGCCATGAAAGAAAATGTCCGGGTGCAGGTGTTGTCATCCTTCATTGACGACGATGCGCCGGCAGCCGACACCATCCCCGGCACGATGATTGTTTCCGACGAGGAACTTGAAGGACTTGATATGGAACGCCAGCTGATCACCGGCATTGCCGCCGACAAGAATGAAGCGAAGGTGACGCTGACCCGCATCGCCGACCGGCCGGGTGCAGTGGCGACCATTTTTGGTCCGCTCGCCGATGCCAACATCAACGTTGACATGATCATCCAGAATATCGCCAAGGACAAGGGTGAGACCGACGTCACCTTTACCGTCCCCGCCGCCGATTTGGCGCGCACGCAGGCCCTGCTGGAGGAACGCAAGGAGCAGATCGGCTATTACCGGCTGATCTGTGACAGTAAGGTTGCCAAGATTTCCGTGGTCGGCGTCGGCATGAAAAGCCACGCCGGGGTGGCCGCGACCATGTTCAAGGCACTGGCCGACCGGGGCATCAACATCCAGGCGATTTCGACCAGCGAGATCAAGGTCAGCGTACTGATCGAGGATGACTATACGGAACTCGCTGTCCGCGTACTGCACAGCGCTTATGGGCTGGACGCGAAAGACGCGGCGTGACCGAGATTAGGGGGGATGACATGATGGCTTATCCGCACCTGTCCGCCGCAATGGCGCGCGGTACCGAATTGCTGGGCAGCGACCTTGCCATTCTCGGCGGGGCGATGAGCTGGGTTTCCGAACGCAATCTCGTCTCGGCTATCAGCAACGCCGGGGGATTTGGCGTGATTGCGGCAGGTGCGATGCCGGTCGATCTGCTCGACGCGGAAATTGCGGCGACCAAAGCGATGACCGCCAGGCCGTTTGGCGTCAACCTGATCACCATGCACCCCGACTTGTTTGAACTGATTGCTGTGTGCGGCAAGCATGGCGTTAGCCATGTCGTGCTGGCGGGCGGCCTTCCGCCCAAGGGCAGCATCGAAGCAATCAAGGATATAGGCGCCAAGGTCATCTGTTTCGCGCCAACGCTGGCCATGGGCAAGAAGCTGGTCCGTTCGGGCGTTGATGCTTTGGTGATCGAAGGGATGGAGGCTGGCGGCCACATTGGCCCGGTATCGACCAGTGTGCTGGCGCAGGAAATATTGCCGCACCTCGCCGCCGACGTGCCGATTTTCGTCGCTGGCGGGATTGGCCGGGGCGAAGCGATCGCCGCATGGCTGGACATGGGCGCTGCAGGCGTCCAGCTCGGCACCCGTTTTGTCTGTGCGACCGAGTGCATTGCCCACCCCGCCTTCAAGAAGGCCTTTCTCCGCGCGTCTGCTCGCGATGCCGTGGCCAGCGTGCAGATTGACCCGCGTCTGCCCGTTATCCCGGTACGCGCGCTCAAAAATGCCGGGACAGAAGCCTTTACCGCCAAGCAGCGAGAAGTGGCACAGATGCTCGACGACGGTCAGTTGGACATGGCCGAGGCACAGATTGAGATCGAGAAGTTCTGGGCCGGGGCGCTGCGACGGGCGGTGATTGACGGTGATGTGGACAATGGATCGGTCATGGCTGGCCAATCAGTCGGCATGGTGTCTAGGGAAGAGCCAGTCGCAGACATCATCGCTGAACTGGCGAGCGAGGCGGAGGCAGCTCTCGCCGGCTGATCAGCTTGCTCTGAAGGCCATGTCCCCTTCGGCAATATTGACCAGAGCAATCCATGCGGCGCAAAGCGCGTGCGCTTTGACGTCATGACGTGCAAACGCGTTGCAAGCGCCAAACCAAATTGGCATGGAAGCGCCCGGACCATGAACGGCAAAGTCCTGACCGGACAGGAATGATGATGGGGAGTGATCGAATGCGTGGGCTTGGCTTCAAACGGACGACAGGCGTTGCGTTGTTGCTGGCACTAGCAGCCTGTGCTGCACCGCCGCCGCCCCCACCGCCGCCGCCGCCGCCTGCACCTGCGCCGGCGCCTGCCCCCGCTCCGATGCCGATGCCCGTGCCGCCGAACAGCGCGGCTCCCAATCTGATCATCCCGATCACCGATGTGAACGGCAGACGGATGACACCCAATGTCGATCTCAGCCCCGAACAGGCGCTGTGGCAATTCCGCATCGCGCTCAATGTTGCCGCTCTCAACTGTCGCGGCCCGGACGAAGCGATACTGGTGGCAAATTACTCGCGATTCCTGACCACCAATCGGACGGCCATCAGTCGGGCCGAACGGTGGGTTATCGCTGACTTGGGTCGTCGCAATGGGACCAATGGCATTGCCCTTCGGGACAGCCTTTCTACACGACTGTACAATTATTTCGCTCAGCCGCCGGTCCTGCGCAGTTTTTGCGAGCGGGCCTTTGCCATTGCCGGGCTGGCCGCCAATGAACCCACAGCGGGAATCCTGCCCTTTGCCCAGACTCAGCTGGCAGCGGTTGATCAGCCATTTGTTGATTTCTATGCCGCTTATGACCGCTATCGGGCCGATTATGCCATCTGGCGGTCGATGAATCCGCAAACGCCCTCAACGATTGCACCGGCCGCCGTCGCTCCGTCTGCGGTTGCCCCCATGCCGTCAACCAGTGTGGCGCCTGGCGGCAGTTGAGTCCCCGACGGCGCGCGCCGGACCGCCAGCCAGGATCGATAAGCCGTGTGGCGGTCCCGCAGATGTTCTGCTAGCGTCGAGGGAACATGACAGCCCCCCTGCCTCCTTCCTCAGCCGCACAGGCCGCAAGAGAAATACTGCGCCGCCTGCACGATGTGATTGCCGCTGACACGGGAGCACAAGCGAAGCTCAACCGCACCGTTCAACTGATCGGTGAGGCGCTGGATAGTGAGGTGTGCTCCATCTATCTGCTTAGGCAGGGGGTCCTTGAACTTTATGCTACCCGCGGCCTCAACCAGTCGGCCGTGCACGTCACCAAATTGGCAATGGGCGAAGGTCTCGTCGGCACCATCGCCGCCCATATCGAAACGCTGAATCTGGCCGAAGCGGCAGCGCATCCTGACTATGCCTACAAGCCGGAAACCGGCGAAGAGCAGTTTCGCAGCTTTGCGGGAGTGCCGATCATCCGGCGCGAACGGGCGGTAGGCGTGCTCTGCGTTCAGCATGCAGCGTCGCGCGGATATGAAGAGATTGAGATTGAGGCACTCCAGACTGTCGCTCTGGTGCTTTCCGAACTGATCGCCAACGCCAATCTGATCGACGAGCATAGCAGCAGTGGCACCGCCACCGATGTGTCCGCACAGAGCCTGACTGGCCTGAAACTGGTGGATGGCATGGCCAAGGGCGTGGCGGTATTCCACCAGCCGCGCGTGGTCATCGAACATACGGTGGCCGACGACATCGAGGTCGAGCGGGCTCGTGTCTATTCCGCCTTCACCAAGATGCGCGAACAGATTGACCGCATGGCCAGCCAGGCCGAGTTCGGTGGCGGCGGTGAGCATGACGAGGTGCTCGAAACCTACAAGATGTTCGCATATGACGAAGGCTGGTCTCGGCGGATCAACGAAGCCATTGACAGCGGCCTGACTGCCGAAGCAGCGATCGAGCGGGTGCAGCAACGCACGCGGATGCGCATGCGGCAGATTGACGATCCTCTGCTGCGTGACCGGATGCATGACCTTGAGGATCTGTCGAACCGGCTGATCCGCATCGTCTCCGGCCAGATGGGCACGGCCGCCCAGATGGGCCTGCGCCAAGATTCAATCCTGATTGCCCGCAATCTCGGTCCGGCCGAACTGCTGGAATATGACCGTCGGCGGCTCAAGGGCGTGATCCTTGAGGAAGGATCGCTGACTGCGCATGTCATTATTGTTGCGCGGGCGATGGGTATTCCTGTGCTTGGCCGGGTGCGCGATATTCGGCAACTCGCCAGCGAGGGCGACGCACTGTTGCTCGATGTCGGGCGCGGGCTGGTCCACATCCGTCCGAACGCAGCGACACAGGAAGCGTTCACCACCCAACTCACCCTGACCCAAAAGCGGCGCGAACGCTTTGCCAGCCTGCGCGACATGGATGCAGTGACCAAGGACGGCGTGCGCATCGAGTTGATGATCAATGCCGGCCTGAGGGAAGATGTGCAGGCGCTCGACCTCACCGGGGCCGATGGCATCGGTCTGTTCCGCACCGAATTCCAGTTCCTGGTGTCGGCGACCATGCCGCAGCGCGAACGGCAGCAGCGCCTCTATCGCGACGTATTGGACGCCGCTGGCAACCGGCCGGTGGTCTTTCGTACCGTCGATATCGGTGGCGACAAATCATTGCCT
This window encodes:
- a CDS encoding NAD(P)-dependent oxidoreductase, with protein sequence MAGQDMQQFAATDQLYPAKRDAASRARDFQEIAARYTTVEAEAQSARCAQCGVPYCTVHCPLGNHIPDWLRLAAEGRLQEAYALSNATSTMPEICGRICPQDRLCEGNCVAEFSGHGAVTIGSVEKFITDTAWDNGWVEPLVPGKPTGRSIGIIGAGPAGLTAAEYLRVTGHEVTVYDRHDRIGGLLVYGIPGFKLEKDIVARRVQRLVVGGITFVPGFEVGRDASLAELRQRHDALLIATGVYRARRLDVPGTGLNGVVEALDYLIASNRTGLGDDVPEFADGTLNAAGKHVVVVGGGDTAMDCVRTAIRQGAASVRCLYRRDRANMPGSQREVGHAEEEGVRFDWLSAPEAFEGHGRIERVAVRGMRLGAPDASGRRSPEPDPERGESITADLVIKALGFDAEDLPTLFGEPGLAVTRWGTIRVDAAMMTTVPGVFGAGDIVRGASLVVWGIKDGRDVAERINSWLAGHR
- a CDS encoding DUF2059 domain-containing protein, which translates into the protein MRTVMLMLGASATLAMATPLQAQEGTATADVSAGEAETNYAGPDPERLAAAGRLIDRIWPVGTYRRIMESTMSVGAEAAEASIETMTWATSENGKLARRAQHEARTGRPLRRAPDEEQAIASVAEGMANITATLLTAIDQAEPAVRAALTRIYARRYNLNELNELDAFFATPTGRRYAEDSITLMNDPEMVAATTSMVEGTLADVLPGQAEAASEAAAAATNHAASKF
- the gltB gene encoding glutamate synthase large subunit, which gives rise to MTQYPTPEHARLAREGMYRPDFEGDACGVGLVAATDGQPSRRVVQAAIDALKAVWHRGAVDADGKTGDGAGIHVDLPVRFFDDHIANSGHKVRPNRLAVGMIFLPRTDLGAQESCRTIVESAIIEAGYTIYGWRRVPVDVTVIGEKAQRTRPEIEQIMIAGPMPDEQSAEEFEKTLYLVRRRIEKAVVAAQIADFYICSLSCRSIIYKGLFLAASLSTFYPDLNDEAFESRVAIFHQRYSTNTFPQWWLAQPFRCLAHNGEINTIRGNKNWMKSHEIKMASLAFGEQSEEIKPVIPAGASDTAALDAVFETIVRSGRDAPTAKLMLVPEAWGGDPEISPDHSAMYQYFASVMEPWDGPAALAMTDGRWVVAGLDRNALRPLRYALTEDGLLVVGSESGMVVLTESDIASKGRLGPGQMLAVDLAEGQFYSDAAIKDRIAAEQPYAELVAGFRSMADLPDPDNGTTALPSGERLTRLQIAAGQTMEDMELILAPMMESAKEAIGSMGDDTPLAVISDKPRLVHQFFRQNFSQVTNPPIDSLRERHVMSLKTRFSNLANILDTTGQNSSVLVIDSPVLSSTDWARLKAGFGAAVAEIDCTFAHGSGANGLREAIARVRADAEAAVRAGRSELFLTDEAISETRIGVPMVLAAAAVHTHLVRKGLRSYASINVRSAECLDTHGYAVLVGVGATTVNAWLAEAAILDRQSRGLSGGLTAEQCVANYRKAIDDGLLKIMAKMGIAVISSYRGGYNFEAVGLSRALVNELFPGMPAKISGEGYTSLYVNAAERHEQAFAPAVARMEIGGFYRFRSGGETHAWSAQLMHLLQTAVATDSYSTYLAFSRGVRELPPVYLRDLLEFTDAQAPIPVDEVEAITEIRKRFITPGMSLGALSPEAHETLAIAMNRIGAKAVSGEGGEDSRRFKPYDNGDNANSVIKQIASGRFGVTAEYLGACDEIEIKVAQGAKPGEGGQLPGFKVTDMIARLRHSTPGVTLISPPPHHDIYSIEDLAQLIYDLKQINPRARVCVKLVSSAGIGTVAAGVAKAHADAILVSGHVGGTGASPQTSIKYAGTPWEMGLTEVNQVLTLNGLRHRVKLRTDGGLKTGRDVVIAAILGAEEYGIGTLSLVAMGCIMVRQCHSNTCPVGVCTQDEKLRAKFSGSPEKVINLMSFIAEEVREILAKLGFRSLDEIIGRTELLRQVSRGAEHLDDLDLNPILAKVDAPESGRRFNIPTHRNEVPDSLDAQILADAQPVFERGEKMQLTYTVRNTHRAVGTRLSAEVTQRFGMATLAPDHVQIRLRGSAGQSLGAFLCQGVTLEVFGDANDYVGKGLSGGRIIVRPTVSSRLFSRDNSIIGNTVLYGATAGQLFAAGQAGERFAVRNSGADVVIEGCGANGCEYMTGGTAVILGLTGPNFGAGMTGGMAFVLDIDGRFERRANPESIFWQRLASTHWERQVLGLIEAHVKATESGWAKEVLADWDRWRQRMWQVCPREMIGRLPHPLADGEKQPVAAE